Below is a genomic region from Leptospira bourretii.
ATAAAATCCCAAAGCCCGAACTGAGTAGTGGTTTGTCCAATTTTCTACGTCATAGAAAATGTTACTCGCAGTAAACTTAGCGCTTCTTTCACTCCCATAAACTTTGATTTCCTTTTCTGATTCTAAGTCAGGCCAAGTTTTAGGGAAAATTCCAAGTGGGAAGGTTATAAAAAGAAAAACTAGAACATATTGATTGAATTTGAAAACCATTCCTACAAGAACACCTTTAACAATTGGATCATTGTAATCGTTCTTGCTTTTATGCAAGAAATTACTTTATTACTTTCGACGGATCTTTGATCGGCAAATTTATCAACTTTTTAGTTTTCTTGGGAATATGTTCGATGATCTCCGCCACTTTCGGAATTTTGGAAGTTGGTTTAATTTGAGAGTATTTATAATTTATCTCTGATAACAAAATGGGTTTGGAAGATGGATACATTTGACCAATTTGTTTTTTCCCTTCGCGGTCATACAAAGGAATTACTGATTTAGAAATAGAACGGTAAGGAAGATAAGTAGATACTTTGACCAAACGCCCCTCGTTATCATATTGATAATCATTAAAACCTAATACGATTTCTTCCTTGGAGACGATGATACCTTCCATCACATCTTCTGTAAATTCATAGGTTCCTTTTCCCATTCCAAAAATAAAGGCAGTTCCCGTAAAAGCTACGAAAACAATTCCCAAAGCAGCTAAAGCAACTACACTGGAAGTAGCGTAAACAGGCATATAAACAGGAGACCTTTCATTAGCTCTTCGAATATCATACTCACTCCTCATAGTTTGCCTAATCGAAAGATGTTTCGAAACATTGATCGCATAGTATACTGGATAGTAAAAATATTCTTCTGGTTGCAAATCCATATCTTTGGATTCCACAAGGATGGCAATACTCCTCACGAGTCGATTGTTGTCTTTATCTCGAAGAATCCCGTAATAAATTTTACCATGAGAATTTGGTCTTTCAATTGATTCAGAAACAATGGGCAAAAGGGAATCTGAAAATTCTAATTTTTCGACAAACTCCGCAGGCATCAAAGTCGCATTTAGATTTTCTTTTGGAATATAAACCGTCTGCGTTGAACAAGAAAAATACGACAAAAGCAAAACAAATGTAAAACTATTGAATAAGGTTGATTTCATTTTTAGATTCAATGAATATAAAAATAATTCTACAATCTGTAACAATCAATTTTTTAGCGTTAATATTTGTAAGTCTCAACAACCGTTTGTAAATGTTCTCCGGTCACTTCAATATCTTTGGCTGTTTCGAGAAGGACCAGTGAATTATCAGCAATTACTTGTGTACCTGTCGCAATAGTTTCAATTGATTTGGAAATTTCTTCAACAGCTATTTTTTCTTGCGAAGCTGCATTTAAAATCTGAAGTGAGTTTTCATTGATTTTATGAACAGAATCTACAATTCGATTGGTATCTGTAGTTTGTTTCTCCTGGGCAGAACTAACTAGTTTTGCAGTTTCTTGAATCTTTGAGATATTAGCGAGTAATTCGCGAAAACTCTCTTCTGTGTTCATCATCAGTCCGACACTTGTTTTGATTGCATTTTTTGTGTCAGTAGTCAATGACTGAATGTTTCTTGTATTATGTGCTGTTTGTTCAGCAAGTTTTCCGATCTCCTGAGCCACAACTGCAAACCCACGTCCAAGGTCACCAGCGCGTGCGGCCTCAATAGCAGCATTGAGCGCAAGTAAGTTGGTTCGATCGGATATTTCATTAATGATATTAACGACTTCATCAATTAACTCTGCCTTTTGGTTTACGATGTGAATGGAATCTGCAGTTGTTTTTGTTGTTAACATTCCATCATTGGCTTGTTTATAAAATTCCTCTGTTAAATTTGTCATCCCGAGCATTGCATTTGCTACTTCTGCCATTGCCATTTTGAAATCAGAGGTCACTTTTTCTATTTCCTTCAAATGATCCGCTTGGGTAGAGATACTAGAAAAAACATTCTCAACAGAAGCTGCCAACTCTTCCGTTGCTGCAGAAGTCTCTTCTGTTGAAGCAGCTTGGTCTTGTGTTGTTGCAGAATAATTTCGAACCAAATTGGCAGCATCTTTTGATTTATTAGATAACTCACCTGATACTTGGCGGAGGATAAAAACAATTTCAGTAATATTTAAAATAAAAACACCCATCCATTTCAATAGACCTCCAATTTCATCATGGATTCCGTAGTCCAAATTTTCTTTGAGTTCACCTGACCCACGAACAATTTGCGAAATAATATTTGTACTATTTCGAATCACGGACATGATGCTATGTATGATTAAGTATTGTAGGAGAATAAAAAAAACTAAAGCAAAGGAAGTGAAAACAAGAACCATGATGGCATAGATTTTTGCGATATTTGCTCTTTTTGTAAACTTCTCAGAAAGTTGTTTAGAAATGAGTTCATTCACATTGAAGATCTGATCAATTAAATTGGTTGTGGCATTGTAGTATTCTATCGTTTTGATTGTTGGAATTTTTTCTTTGATCACTCTATTTTGAATCAACTCTCGTAAAACAGGGAAATCAACTTCTGCTTTTTGGTATGTCTCTACAATCTTCTTTCCATCAGGATTAAATTTTCGAATCGCAGCCATACTCACGGTAATGGATTCAAAATGGCCTGCCACTGACCCAACGATTTCCTGAAGCAGATTTTTTTCAAAAGGATCTGCTTTTGTCCCTTTGACCAAATGCGCCAATCCTGTCCCGCGGAGTTGCCCAAGTTTTTCAGCCAAATACGGTAACTTAGTCAATGAAACTTCGATCATAAAGTAAGTGTCTTTATCTGGGTCCAAAAATAAACCGGACGACTCCCCTACTTCATTGTTTACATTTAACATTCTTTTAATAAGACTTACATGTTCTACGTAACTTTCCTTTGCCGTTAGTGTTGAGTTGATTTCTTTTAAGTGATTCCAACTTTTATGAATATCCTTAGATTCTTCATAAACTTGAAAAAGATTCCCTTCGTCTTCGTTTAATTTTAAAAAAATTTGATAAGCTGACTCTAATTCCTTTTCAATTGAATTTGCTTCTTCTTTGGCACTTTGGTCTCCATTCAAAACCCGAGCCATAAACCCTCGGTGTTTTGCAGTGAGTCGCATAAGTTTGGCAAGACTTAAATTATATTCTGCACCTTTGAGTCGATTCAATGCACCTTCATATTCTTGTTTTTTGATTAAAATTAAATTGATTCCCAATGCGGACATGAGGACTGCCATAAGGCCAAACACAAACAGAAGTTTGGTTTTTATTTTAAATTTATATAAAATCTTTTTTGGATTCAAACTAAAACCGGATTCGATTTTTTGGGGATTTAGGTAAAAGTTTTCTCCGTTTAAAATTTGTTTTTCCGATGCGGTACGTCCAACAAACATATGTCCAACGGTTTTTCCATCCCTATCATAATAAGGTGTAATCGTTGTGTTGGCCCAAAAAAAGTCTCCTGAATTCGTTTTATTTTTTAGGAGCCCGTTCCAAGGTTCGTTTTCATTTAAAGTCTTTTGTATGTTTTTATAAACCAACTCAGGAGTTTCGGGACTTTGGATTTTTTTGAACGACTGACCTAATAACTCCCTCCGCTCAAATCCACTCAGTTTAACCAAATCATCGTTAACGAAAATAATCGTACCGGCAAGATCCGTTTTCAATGATAACGTTGTATTTTGTGGGATTTTCACCTGAACACTCATACCGATGCTCCAAACTAAATGTAGAATCTAGAAAGAAAGGAAAAGAGAATTTGCGAATATGAAAATATGTTAAAACTATCGAATACTTACTCTCATTCAAAAGAAGTTGAAAATTCTTTTTTTATTGATAAGGAAAAAAAAGAGCAGTTTCTTTCCAACTTTCCTCCGACTAACAAGAAATTCCGAGCTCCTTTTTTTCATTTTTTTTGAAGAATTAATCAAAATATGCAATAATTTGGAAATCGACCAAATTTGGTTTCCGCACAAAACTACCCATCTTTGGATTTTGGCCTTGAACTCTAATCCGAGCGAACGACGACTTCCTTTACACACAAAATTCAATAACGAGCGTTAGCCTTAAATAAAAAACCAAAACGTTTGATATAAGAAATCTAAACGATTCGTATAACAATAGATAAATTTTATTCAAAAATAATAGATTTCATTTGGGCAATGCATCTGCTAAAATTCTAGAACTATTCTAGTAATAATTATAAAATTTACTATTTCTTGTTAGTTGTTAAATTCATTCTAATATTTGAATTTGATTCCTTTTAAAAATTTGAGTCGCATTTGTTTATTTTAAAATAATACTATGTACATTATGTTATCAATGTGTCACCAAGGATGAAACAGTTTCGAGTTTTGAAAATAAAATCATCTACCAGTGATACAAAATAGAGAGAAGGAGGATTGTTAGTGGTCGAAAAAAACGATGTCATTATCATCGGAGCAGGAATCGCAGGATTGGTGGCAGCATTTGAATGTTTAAACCAAGGAAAATCTGTTTTAATTTTAGATAGAAACTCTGAGGAACATTTAGGTGGTCTCGCTAAACTATCATTTGGCGGTATGGCCCTTGTTGGTACTCCTTTGCAAAAACGATTGGGAATCAAAGATACTCCCGAGATTGCTTTGGATGATTGGTATTCATTTGCAGACTTTGGCCCCAATGATATTTTTCCCAAACAATGGGCAGAACAATATGTGAACGAAAGTCTTGGGCAGGTCTATCATTGGCTTGGAAGTCTTGGTTTAAATTTTTTTCCTGTGGTCAATTGGGTAGAAAGAGGATTATACAAAAGAGGGAATTCTGTTCCGCGTTATCATGTTCTTTGGGGAACCGGTTTCCGTTTGGTGGAACGTTTCGTAGAATTATTAAAAAAACATAAAAACAATACAAAATTAAATTATC
It encodes:
- a CDS encoding methyl-accepting chemotaxis protein; amino-acid sequence: MSVQVKIPQNTTLSLKTDLAGTIIFVNDDLVKLSGFERRELLGQSFKKIQSPETPELVYKNIQKTLNENEPWNGLLKNKTNSGDFFWANTTITPYYDRDGKTVGHMFVGRTASEKQILNGENFYLNPQKIESGFSLNPKKILYKFKIKTKLLFVFGLMAVLMSALGINLILIKKQEYEGALNRLKGAEYNLSLAKLMRLTAKHRGFMARVLNGDQSAKEEANSIEKELESAYQIFLKLNEDEGNLFQVYEESKDIHKSWNHLKEINSTLTAKESYVEHVSLIKRMLNVNNEVGESSGLFLDPDKDTYFMIEVSLTKLPYLAEKLGQLRGTGLAHLVKGTKADPFEKNLLQEIVGSVAGHFESITVSMAAIRKFNPDGKKIVETYQKAEVDFPVLRELIQNRVIKEKIPTIKTIEYYNATTNLIDQIFNVNELISKQLSEKFTKRANIAKIYAIMVLVFTSFALVFFILLQYLIIHSIMSVIRNSTNIISQIVRGSGELKENLDYGIHDEIGGLLKWMGVFILNITEIVFILRQVSGELSNKSKDAANLVRNYSATTQDQAASTEETSAATEELAASVENVFSSISTQADHLKEIEKVTSDFKMAMAEVANAMLGMTNLTEEFYKQANDGMLTTKTTADSIHIVNQKAELIDEVVNIINEISDRTNLLALNAAIEAARAGDLGRGFAVVAQEIGKLAEQTAHNTRNIQSLTTDTKNAIKTSVGLMMNTEESFRELLANISKIQETAKLVSSAQEKQTTDTNRIVDSVHKINENSLQILNAASQEKIAVEEISKSIETIATGTQVIADNSLVLLETAKDIEVTGEHLQTVVETYKY